In a single window of the Melioribacteraceae bacterium genome:
- a CDS encoding family 10 glycosylhydrolase: MRKLFYSIQVLLIFSFSIISSQTTSPKREFRGTWIASVSNIDWPSSTTLSVETLKQNLIDMLDAIKDANLNAAFFQVRPECDALYKSDFEPWSYWLTGTQGKAPVNNFDPLQFAIDEAHKRGIELHAWLNPYRARHAGASYDRSATHISNTKPEWILKFGNLHILNPGLPAVRDYNVSIVVDIITKYDVDGIHFDDYFYPYPPDHMKANSTNNAKDESTFLLDPRGFTNKDEWRRDNVNIQMKAISDTINALKPNVKFGISPFGIWKAGVPAGITGMDAYSAIYADPMNWLKNNTVDYIIPQLYWKIGGSQDYNKLMPWWADSAKHYNKHYYTGNIYGSSYTSAELPNQLKANRNNSKTDGMVLFSAKHIPGNTSGFTDSLKTKYYTNPAIIPGMNWKDQVKPNKPTNLRFEKIAGVRGDGLIWDKPAVAADGNLASMYAIYKFNTATVQPSQIEDASNLNNIVGVNYAALKVNDVSSTMYFAVTSLDKNYNESELSEVIPVTINIPEKPKTFYPADLAVNQKDTIKFIWENTKHSNYNRLQVSEDINFSSLVFNQNNIVDTFRTVTRLKGLKTYYWRVSASNLAGESVYSETKSFTTGFPAPPQLLLPADKSVDVSVTPKLVWNKTFAASYYRLQVAEGLSILPTIIIIDTVTTDTTLTIGKLKENKIYTWSVLAGNDYGKSELAEVMKFRTLVSTSVLEDDGMPKSYQLNQNYPNPFNPSTKIKYALPESGLTSIKIFNVLGQEIAEIVNEEMSKGYHSIEFNAENLPSGIYIYTLQSNSHVLSKKMMFVK; encoded by the coding sequence ATGAGAAAACTATTTTACTCTATTCAAGTTTTACTGATTTTCAGTTTTTCAATTATATCGTCACAAACCACCTCTCCCAAAAGAGAATTTAGGGGAACCTGGATTGCCTCGGTTTCCAATATAGATTGGCCTTCATCAACCACACTATCGGTTGAAACACTCAAACAAAATTTAATTGATATGCTCGACGCAATTAAAGATGCTAACTTAAATGCGGCATTTTTTCAAGTTCGTCCAGAATGCGATGCGTTGTATAAATCCGATTTTGAACCATGGTCATATTGGTTAACCGGCACTCAAGGCAAAGCTCCTGTAAACAATTTTGACCCTCTGCAATTTGCGATTGACGAAGCTCATAAAAGGGGCATTGAGCTGCACGCTTGGTTAAATCCTTACAGAGCAAGACACGCTGGGGCATCTTATGACAGATCTGCAACTCACATTTCAAATACGAAACCGGAATGGATTTTAAAATTTGGTAATCTTCATATTCTTAATCCCGGTCTGCCGGCTGTAAGAGATTATAATGTAAGTATTGTAGTTGATATTATCACAAAATATGATGTTGATGGTATTCATTTTGATGATTACTTCTACCCTTATCCGCCCGATCATATGAAAGCGAATTCGACAAATAATGCAAAAGATGAGAGTACATTCTTACTTGATCCGAGAGGATTTACAAATAAAGATGAATGGCGCAGAGATAATGTAAATATCCAGATGAAAGCAATCAGCGATACGATTAATGCACTTAAACCTAATGTTAAATTTGGTATCAGTCCTTTTGGTATTTGGAAAGCTGGAGTTCCAGCAGGTATTACAGGAATGGATGCTTATAGCGCAATTTATGCCGATCCGATGAATTGGTTAAAAAATAATACCGTAGATTACATAATCCCACAATTGTATTGGAAAATTGGCGGTAGTCAAGATTATAATAAATTAATGCCCTGGTGGGCGGATTCCGCAAAGCACTATAATAAGCATTACTATACAGGAAATATTTATGGTTCCAGCTATACGAGTGCTGAACTTCCAAATCAATTGAAAGCTAATAGAAATAATAGCAAGACCGACGGGATGGTTTTATTCAGCGCGAAACATATTCCGGGTAATACTTCAGGATTTACAGATTCATTAAAGACAAAATATTATACTAATCCGGCCATAATTCCAGGAATGAATTGGAAGGATCAAGTTAAACCTAATAAACCAACCAACTTGCGCTTTGAAAAAATAGCAGGAGTGAGAGGTGATGGTTTAATTTGGGATAAGCCAGCTGTTGCGGCAGATGGTAATTTAGCTTCTATGTACGCAATTTATAAATTTAATACTGCTACTGTTCAGCCAAGTCAAATTGAGGATGCCTCAAATCTTAATAATATTGTTGGAGTAAATTACGCGGCGCTAAAAGTAAATGATGTTTCATCAACAATGTATTTTGCCGTTACATCATTAGATAAAAATTATAATGAGAGTGAGCTAAGCGAAGTAATTCCTGTAACTATAAATATTCCCGAAAAACCAAAAACTTTTTACCCTGCTGATTTAGCGGTTAATCAAAAAGACACTATTAAGTTTATATGGGAAAACACAAAGCATTCAAATTATAATCGTCTTCAAGTTTCAGAGGATATCAATTTTTCAAGTTTAGTTTTTAATCAAAATAATATTGTTGATACATTTAGAACAGTTACCCGATTAAAGGGATTAAAAACTTATTACTGGCGAGTGTCAGCGTCAAATTTAGCCGGAGAGAGTGTCTATTCTGAAACAAAGAGTTTTACGACAGGCTTTCCGGCGCCTCCTCAGTTATTGCTCCCTGCTGATAAGTCAGTAGATGTGTCCGTAACTCCAAAATTAGTTTGGAATAAAACCTTTGCTGCTAGCTATTACAGATTACAGGTGGCTGAAGGGTTATCGATACTTCCAACAATTATAATTATTGATACAGTTACAACTGATACAACTCTAACCATTGGCAAATTAAAAGAAAATAAAATTTACACATGGTCGGTTCTTGCCGGAAATGATTATGGAAAAAGTGAGTTAGCCGAAGTGATGAAATTTAGAACTCTTGTTTCTACAAGTGTATTGGAAGATGATGGGATGCCCAAATCTTACCAGCTAAATCAAAATTATCCCAATCCATTTAATCCATCTACAAAAATCAAATATGCGCTCCCCGAAAGTGGATTGACGTCAATAAAGATTTTTAATGTGCTTGGCCAAGAAATTGCAGAAATTGTGAATGAAGAAATGAGTAAGGGTTATCATTCAATTGAATTTAATGCTGAAAATTTGCCCAGTGGTATATACATATATACCCTTCAATCCAATTCGCACGTTCTTAGTAAAAAAATGATGTTCGTTAAATAG
- a CDS encoding response regulator transcription factor, whose protein sequence is MLKKTSMIKISIIEDNLFARTAWETALSAIEDFLILESFSSCEEALKSEEIKKSNVILLDIGLPGISGIEGAELLTQINKNALIIMITIQDDDKSIFGSLQAGAIGYLHKSVSPDELIEAIRLAIKGGSPMTPQIARKVLKSFHKFKPVYNEDMLTEKETTILTLLSEGKSYKKIADEIFLSVDGVKYHIRSIYEKLHVHSRAEAVSIGQKLRILSKW, encoded by the coding sequence TTGTTGAAAAAAACGTCGATGATAAAAATTTCGATTATAGAAGATAATTTATTTGCAAGGACAGCCTGGGAAACAGCATTAAGCGCGATTGAGGATTTTTTAATTTTGGAATCTTTCAGTTCATGCGAGGAGGCGCTCAAATCCGAGGAAATTAAAAAAAGCAATGTAATATTATTAGATATTGGATTGCCGGGAATTTCTGGAATTGAGGGGGCCGAACTGTTAACCCAAATAAATAAAAATGCTTTAATTATTATGATAACCATTCAGGATGATGATAAGAGTATTTTTGGATCGTTGCAAGCAGGAGCAATTGGGTATTTACATAAATCTGTTTCCCCCGATGAGTTAATAGAGGCTATCCGGCTGGCAATTAAAGGAGGGTCACCTATGACTCCACAAATTGCCCGTAAAGTTTTAAAATCATTCCATAAATTCAAGCCGGTTTATAATGAAGATATGCTTACCGAAAAGGAGACTACCATTTTAACTCTTCTATCTGAAGGCAAATCATACAAAAAAATTGCTGATGAAATCTTCCTCTCAGTAGATGGTGTTAAATATCATATTCGAAGCATCTACGAAAAACTGCATGTTCACAGTAGGGCTGAAGCGGTTAGTATCGGGCAAAAATTAAGAATTCTTTCTAAATGGTAA